A genomic window from Rhodococcus sp. KBS0724 includes:
- the iri gene encoding rifampin monooxygenase Iri yields the protein MSDVIVVGAGPTGLMLAGELRLQGVDVVVLDKDEEPAPFVRALGIHVRTIEIMDQRGLLDRFLAHGRKYPLGGFFAGISKPAPSYLDTEHGYVLGIPQPEIDRILAEHATEVGADIRRGKGVVAVRQDDDGVTAELSDGTTLHARYLVGCDGGRSTVRKLIDVGFPGQPSSADTLIGEMDVTMPADELTAVVTEIRETHKRFGIGPAGNGTFRVVVPAADVADGRAVPTTLDDIKQQLRVIAGTDFGVHSPRWLSRFGDATRLADHYHRGRVFLAGDAAHIHPPMGGQGLNLGVQDAFNLGWKLAAEIQGWAPEGLLDTYESERRPVAADVLDNTRAQAELISTEAGPQAVRRLISELMNFDDVNRYLTEKITAISIRYDVGGDHDLLGRRLRNIALTSGNLYDLMHSGRGLLLDQGGQLSVDGWSDRVDHIVDTSAEFDSPAVLLRPDGHIVWVGEMQSELYTRLTRWFGHPAA from the coding sequence AGCCGGCACCGTTTGTCCGTGCCCTCGGCATCCACGTGCGCACGATCGAGATCATGGACCAGCGCGGCCTACTGGACAGATTCCTCGCGCACGGCCGAAAGTATCCGCTCGGTGGATTCTTCGCGGGAATCTCGAAACCCGCACCTTCCTACTTGGATACCGAGCACGGTTACGTACTGGGCATACCCCAGCCCGAAATCGACAGAATCCTTGCCGAACATGCCACCGAGGTCGGCGCGGACATTCGGCGCGGCAAGGGCGTCGTCGCGGTCCGTCAGGACGACGACGGCGTCACCGCCGAATTATCCGACGGTACAACACTTCACGCGCGCTACCTGGTCGGGTGCGACGGCGGGCGCAGCACGGTGCGGAAGCTGATCGATGTCGGGTTCCCCGGCCAACCGTCGAGCGCCGACACGTTGATCGGTGAAATGGACGTGACCATGCCGGCGGACGAACTGACCGCAGTCGTCACCGAAATCCGCGAAACGCACAAGCGATTCGGCATCGGTCCGGCCGGAAATGGCACCTTTCGCGTCGTGGTTCCGGCAGCCGATGTTGCTGACGGTCGCGCAGTCCCGACCACGCTCGACGACATCAAACAACAACTACGAGTCATTGCCGGCACGGACTTCGGCGTGCACTCCCCGCGGTGGCTCTCACGCTTCGGTGACGCCACACGATTGGCCGATCATTACCATCGTGGCCGGGTGTTCCTCGCCGGCGATGCTGCACACATTCACCCGCCGATGGGTGGCCAGGGCCTGAACCTCGGTGTCCAGGACGCCTTCAACCTCGGCTGGAAGCTCGCCGCGGAAATCCAGGGCTGGGCACCTGAGGGCCTGCTCGACACTTACGAATCCGAACGCCGCCCGGTGGCCGCCGACGTTCTGGACAACACGCGTGCGCAGGCGGAGTTGATCTCCACCGAAGCGGGGCCACAAGCGGTGCGGCGCTTGATCTCCGAGCTGATGAATTTCGACGACGTCAACCGCTACCTGACCGAGAAGATCACCGCGATCTCGATTCGCTACGACGTCGGCGGCGACCATGACCTGCTGGGCCGGCGTCTACGAAACATCGCTTTGACCAGCGGAAACCTCTACGACCTGATGCACTCCGGACGCGGACTGCTGCTCGACCAGGGCGGCCAACTGTCGGTGGACGGATGGAGCGATCGTGTTGACCACATCGTCGACACGAGCGCCGAATTCGATTCTCCCGCCGTGCTGCTTCGTCCCGACGGCCACATCGTCTGGGTCGGCGAAATGCAGTCGGAGTTGTATACCCGCCTGACCAGGTGGTTCGGTCACCCAGCGGCCTAG
- a CDS encoding ABC transporter permease encodes MTVQMAIEDGLTIAKRNLIKIKRVPDLLVFTTLSPIMFVLLFAYVFGSAISVPGTSYREFLIAGIFTQTVIFGATWTGLGMVEDLQKGIIDRFRSLPMAPSAVLIGRTSSDVLINVISLVVMSITGLLVGWRIHSSFFEALAGYLLLLLFAYALSWVMAVVGLWIRTPEVFNNASFIVIFPLSFIANTFVETTNLPGPLKVIAEWNPVSAVTQAVRELFGNTNPAMTVPDAWPLQNPVIASLLWTGGLLIVFVPFAIRRYQKAVSR; translated from the coding sequence ATGACCGTGCAGATGGCGATCGAAGACGGCCTGACCATTGCCAAGCGAAACCTTATCAAGATCAAGCGTGTTCCCGATCTCCTTGTGTTCACGACTCTCTCCCCGATCATGTTCGTGTTGTTGTTCGCGTATGTTTTCGGTAGCGCGATTTCCGTTCCGGGTACGTCGTACCGTGAGTTTCTGATTGCCGGAATCTTCACGCAGACAGTGATATTCGGAGCCACCTGGACAGGCCTGGGTATGGTCGAGGATCTGCAGAAGGGGATCATCGACCGGTTTCGTTCCCTGCCGATGGCGCCGTCGGCGGTCCTGATAGGCCGCACGTCCAGTGACGTTCTCATCAACGTGATCAGCTTGGTGGTCATGTCGATCACCGGTCTGCTGGTGGGGTGGCGCATTCACTCCAGTTTCTTCGAAGCACTGGCCGGGTACCTACTTCTGCTGCTGTTCGCCTACGCGTTGTCCTGGGTCATGGCAGTGGTCGGACTGTGGATCAGAACGCCGGAAGTGTTCAACAATGCGAGCTTCATCGTCATCTTCCCGCTCTCCTTCATCGCTAATACTTTTGTCGAAACCACCAACCTGCCAGGGCCTTTGAAGGTGATCGCGGAGTGGAATCCGGTGTCAGCCGTGACTCAGGCGGTGCGTGAACTTTTTGGGAACACCAATCCTGCTATGACGGTTCCCGACGCGTGGCCGCTGCAGAATCCGGTTATCGCTTCACTGTTGTGGACGGGTGGATTACTGATCGTCTTCGTTCCGTTTGCTATCCGTCGATACCAGAAAGCTGTCAGCAGGTGA
- a CDS encoding putative protein N(5)-glutamine methyltransferase, with amino-acid sequence MAAPMPSRSRQKSTTDVLRRAGCVFAEDEARVLLNAAQSPTELDVMIARRVAGEPLEIIVGWAGFCGLRILLEPGVFVPRRRTEFLARQACSLTAPGGVAVDLCCGSGAVGAALQANVPAIELYATDIEPAAVHCARRNIIPPGHVLNGDLYDPLPSRLRGRIDVIAANAPYVPTDSIRLLPPEARLHEPRVSLDGGIDGLDIQRRIADEAATWLKPGGHLLVETSNEQVDRTVESFTHGGLLVTISVHDATSSTVVIGTKS; translated from the coding sequence ATGGCTGCACCGATGCCCTCTCGTTCTCGGCAAAAATCCACCACCGACGTCCTTCGCCGCGCAGGATGCGTCTTTGCCGAGGACGAAGCGCGCGTTCTACTGAATGCCGCACAATCTCCCACCGAACTCGACGTCATGATCGCTCGGCGGGTAGCCGGCGAACCACTCGAGATCATTGTCGGCTGGGCAGGATTCTGCGGCTTGCGCATACTGCTGGAACCCGGGGTATTCGTGCCACGTCGGCGCACCGAGTTCTTGGCCAGACAGGCATGTTCGTTGACCGCCCCCGGAGGTGTGGCTGTCGATCTCTGCTGCGGCTCGGGCGCCGTCGGCGCGGCACTCCAGGCGAACGTCCCGGCGATCGAGTTGTACGCCACCGACATCGAACCCGCTGCGGTTCATTGCGCGCGGCGCAACATCATCCCGCCTGGCCACGTCCTCAACGGCGATCTCTACGATCCGCTGCCCTCCCGACTCCGTGGCCGCATCGACGTCATAGCGGCCAACGCACCGTATGTCCCCACCGATTCGATCCGTCTCCTGCCGCCCGAAGCGCGACTCCACGAACCCCGAGTCTCTCTCGACGGCGGCATCGACGGACTCGACATCCAACGGAGGATCGCCGACGAGGCAGCAACGTGGCTCAAACCCGGCGGACACCTGCTTGTCGAAACCAGCAACGAACAAGTGGATCGCACGGTGGAATCATTCACTCACGGAGGACTTCTCGTGACGATATCGGTACACGACGCAACATCATCGACCGTGGTGATCGGTACCAAATCCTAG
- a CDS encoding ATP-binding cassette domain-containing protein, with protein sequence MTGAIVAEGLVKKYGELTALGGVDLEVREGSVMALLGPNGAGKTTAVRIFTTLLTPDAGRAEVAGLDVVRDARALRSKIGASGQYAAVDEYLTGYENLEMVGRLYHLGAKKSKARARELLDQFDLVEAGDRPVKGYSGGMRRRLDLAGALVARPQVLFLDEPTTGLDPRARLGLWDVIEGLVAQGTTLLLTTQYMEEAERLADQIAVIDRGSVIARGTSDQLKARVGGERIELSVHESEHLDVVREELSSLAVGEIQIQENVRRITVPVDDGTDALVAALNLLSARGVKVFDVGLRRPTLDDVFLTLTGHQAELEDQK encoded by the coding sequence ATGACCGGAGCGATTGTGGCCGAGGGACTGGTCAAGAAGTACGGCGAACTGACGGCGTTGGGCGGCGTAGATCTGGAAGTGCGCGAGGGTTCGGTGATGGCACTTCTCGGTCCCAACGGCGCGGGAAAGACCACAGCGGTTCGCATATTCACCACGCTGCTCACTCCTGACGCCGGTCGCGCGGAAGTCGCGGGCCTCGACGTTGTCAGGGATGCGCGGGCTCTGCGGTCCAAGATCGGGGCGTCAGGTCAGTACGCCGCAGTCGACGAGTACCTCACTGGGTACGAAAACCTCGAGATGGTCGGACGTCTGTACCACCTCGGAGCAAAGAAGAGTAAGGCAAGGGCGCGCGAGTTACTTGACCAGTTCGACCTGGTCGAAGCCGGGGATCGCCCGGTCAAGGGCTATTCCGGCGGCATGCGTCGACGCCTCGACCTTGCTGGTGCATTGGTGGCCCGGCCGCAGGTTCTGTTTCTCGACGAACCTACAACAGGACTCGATCCGCGAGCGAGACTCGGACTCTGGGATGTCATCGAAGGATTGGTGGCACAGGGCACGACCCTATTGCTCACGACGCAATACATGGAGGAAGCCGAAAGGTTGGCCGATCAGATCGCGGTCATCGACCGCGGCTCCGTGATCGCACGTGGAACGTCGGACCAACTCAAAGCGCGGGTTGGCGGCGAACGTATCGAACTGAGCGTGCATGAGAGCGAACACCTCGACGTCGTCCGGGAGGAATTGAGCTCACTCGCTGTGGGTGAGATACAAATCCAGGAGAACGTCCGTCGCATCACGGTTCCCGTCGACGACGGCACCGACGCCTTGGTCGCAGCCCTCAATCTTCTCTCTGCCCGCGGCGTCAAGGTTTTCGACGTCGGGTTGCGTCGACCAACACTCGACGACGTATTCCTCACATTGACCGGGCACCAGGCTGAATTGGAGGACCAGAAATGA